The genomic segment AGGCGTGCGAGAACCGACTCCCGCAGTTCGGCGTGCCAGATCGGAAATTGGTCCGCATCCGGTGGAAGTAAAACTGGGCTATCGGCGGCTCCGTCGAGGCGCAAGCCCGTGAACGTGTGCACGGTTGCCGCCTGAGGTTCAATCGCAATGTTGCTCAGCCGCTGGCTAGAACGCCTCAGATTCACGCGGTGGTACCCCTTTAACGAGAAAACAAGCTTAACGAGAAAACAAGCGCTATGCAGTAGCGGACGTGCTTCCGCAGTTCGCTCAGGTCAACGTGTAGCTCAGTTAAATTATTGAAACATTAATTTACTGAATGATCGAGCGATGCGCCAGCGGTATCGGCTGACGGCCGCCCGTAGTGGTGCGCACGGCAGGATCCGACCAGCTCACCGGCCGTGATGGATGGCGACAGCGCCGGCTAACAATCGGCAGGCGCGCCCGAACTCAACGGTTACGTCCGAGCAGGTGACGAAGAGCCGCGTCCAGGTCGGGCTGGCGGAACCGGTGCCCCGCTTCGACGAGCCGCTGCGGTGCCACGCGCTGACTCGCACAGGCCAGTTCGCGCGCGCCCTGTTCGCCGAGTAACAGCCGCGGCCCCACCGGCGGAACGGGAAGCACCGCGGGTCGGCGCAGTACGTGGGCCAGCGTTCGGGTGTATTCGGTGTTGCGAACCGGTTGCGGGGCAACGGCATTCACCGGACCGGACATCGTCGTGTCCCACAGCGCCCGGTGATAGATGTCGATCAGGTCGTCGATCCCTATCCAGGACAACCACTGTCGGCCATTGCCGAGCCGGCCACCCAGCCCGGCGGCGAACAGCGGTCGCATCAATTTCAGGGTGCCGCCGCGCGGGGATTGCACGATCCCGGTGCGCACCTGCACCACCCGCACTCCGGACTGCGCGGCCGGCGCGGTCGCGTCCTCCCAGTCGGCGACGACGTCGGCCAGGAAGCCGTCGCCACGATCGCTTGCCTCGGTGAGTTCTTCGTCGCCGCGGTCGTATCCGTAGTAGCCGATCGCCGAGGCCGAGATCAGGATGCCGGTCTTGGTGCGCGCCGCCAATTCGGCCAGCTGACGGGTCGGGCCGATCCGGCTGTCGCGCACCGCTTTGCGGTGCCCTTCGGTGAACCGGCCAGCGATCGATGCGCCCGCCAGGTGGATGACGGCGTCAACGCCGGCCAGCAGATCCGGATCCGGGTCGTCGGGATTCCATTGTCGTTCGTCGCTGCCGCGCGCGCTGTGGC from the Mycobacterium lentiflavum genome contains:
- a CDS encoding TIGR01777 family oxidoreductase; this encodes MGLEFRSVVDAPRDDVFAWYARPGAFERLSPPWSPMRLVSEASSLRDGRAELALPGGLRWVAEHRAEGYDPPRRFVDTIGSDGLASLPARIAVRWRHIHEFEDLGDNRTVVIDRVQTPVPGAALRPMFIYRHRQLADDLAAHQLAARNGLTALTVAVTGSSGLVGSALSAFLRTGGHRVVQLVRHSARGSDERQWNPDDPDPDLLAGVDAVIHLAGASIAGRFTEGHRKAVRDSRIGPTRQLAELAARTKTGILISASAIGYYGYDRGDEELTEASDRGDGFLADVVADWEDATAPAAQSGVRVVQVRTGIVQSPRGGTLKLMRPLFAAGLGGRLGNGRQWLSWIGIDDLIDIYHRALWDTTMSGPVNAVAPQPVRNTEYTRTLAHVLRRPAVLPVPPVGPRLLLGEQGARELACASQRVAPQRLVEAGHRFRQPDLDAALRHLLGRNR